The genome window GAGCTCAAAACAATAGAAAGATAAGAATTTTAGAAATAAATTGAACTAGAACTACATAAAAACCTCAAATTTAGGTTGATTTTTATGTAATTATCATACATATGTCTTTGTGTTCCTTATAAATAATAACTTCGGGTCGAACCCATAAACACATCAAACTTTGGGGGTTGCGGGTggatatatttatttttatatatttcctTTTTTCATTTAAGGATGTATATGTGAATATTATAATGCGGGTTGAAACCAAAAACTTAAATTGGGGGATTTTTGTCAACATAAGAATACATGTGTTATATTTGGGTTCATGTCAGGTTTGACTTGCCAACTTGTTAACACGACATGTATTACACTACTAGCACTCTGCCTAGAGAAACAGATCACTATCGCCATGATCGACCTACAAttaatgtgaaaaaaaaaatcacaaatgTAACGTATAAGTTATAACCCATATTTACATGTCATTTATTGTAGGACATGGTGCATTTTTGGCTCTCTAACAACTGAGATCCAATATGCACTCTCGACCACCACCGACGTCATGTCAACCGATCCAACCACCCAACGCAAACATGCCGCCATGATCTAACCCCTTTTCAAGTTTCAACCTCCCCCACTTTTGTTTTAGGGGCAGATTTGCACCATACTAAAACTAATTGTGCTATGATGGGATTCATAGTGAACTCAAGAAGTCAAATTTGGTGATGAAACTGGGAATTGGGTAAATGCTGATGATTTCCAGTGGTAGCTAGCTGTTAACTGTTAACCAACCAAATTGGTCAATTCTGCCAGAAAGTCAAACGCACTGAATTTCAATTCCTGAAGTCAAATGAACCAACGTATCAGAACGTTGACATTTATTTATTTCTACCCAAAAAGTCAAATGGAACAAAATGATATAATCCTCGTTCAAAAGTCAAAACGGCAAAGTGGTATAACtcattctattttttttttttttgtttaatgaaatAGCTGCTGATGAGGCGACGTCGGAATCACCTGACCGAACATAACATACAATAGCACAAACATCATGCTCCGACTCCATAAGGACGTCCGACCAAGAGGATTTTTTGTAGCTAACTCTGGGCCCACGCTCATAACCGACTGATAGTGACTGGTCTGGTCATAATTACCCATACCACGTCAGCATTGGCAAGAAACATTAATGTGCCGTCTAATTTATGTCCATTATGTGGCGAATTGCCAGAGTCGGCTGAACATCTCTTTGTATCATGTGAGTTTGCACAGTATATATGGCATTTGGTCACTCTGTGGCTCAAAGCACCTCCATTTTTTGCCTTCGACATGAAAGATTTGCTCAGTTTTTACACGTTTTTGACTGGCTCTGCGAGGTATAAAAAGGCTGTGCATGCAGTATGTCTAACATCTATTTGGGCCATTCGGAAAATACGAAATGAGGTGGTTTTCAACGGGGTTACGATTCAGATTCAAAAGACTATGAGTGATATAATGGCTCTTAGACTATCTCCAATGCTAAGGGCGTCCTTAGGCGCCCTTAGCTGTCTAATCAGATGTCACGTCATATCCTTATAAATCCTTACAAATCCTTAAAATCACCCAACTTTACCTCCAACCATATAAACATCCTTACATATCCTTACATTTTCCACATCATCACccattttttctttaaatttaaCTACTTGAGTTATTAAAATGTATTTAAACCATTAAATTATTATAAACAATTAATATAGATAAATAcgtaatataaaaatataaagtaAACTAAATTTTAAAGAACATAAAAAAGTTTCTAAACAGTTAATATAAGTAATatcaaaataaaaagtaaataaaaacataTATTGAAGTTTTATATGAAATTGAAGTTTTACCGTTGAAATAatttatttgttttagaaattgaAGTTTTAGATGAAGTTGATAAATGCATGGCTTTTAATAAGTTAATTTAATACTTCTTCAATAAAATTGTCCAAAAAGAATACTTCTCCAATAAATCAAGGAGTGAAAGTAAAATCATAATATAGTGAAAATGACACAATAACCTATGTTTTTAAGCCCTTGCAGAAGGATGAAGTTTTCAGATTTCTCCACATCAGCTATGCTCCAATGCAACTCAAAATTTGGATGAAGTCCATGTCATCTCGGGCATATCTACGGATATACCGTTGAAGATAGTCTTAGTTTtttgttggtcgttaaaaaaaaaaaaaaaaaaaactccaaaaAAGGGTTATCAACACTGTCTCTCTCTAAATTCTCATACCCTCATACCCTCTCACTGACTTCACCTTTGTACCTCTctgatacttattctcacgcctgAGCTTGCTCACAGAGAGGCTAACTGTGTGTTCTTCTTTCTGTGATCTTATACAGGTTGCAGACAATCATCATAAGACTCATCCGTGTCCTAGTACGAGCTGCTAGTCCTCAAGTCTTCAGCTGCCGTTGTATCcttttacaaaaaaataaaacaattgcTTTGTATTTTCTTTTTATACGATTCCATAAATCTTCCACAATGACAATTTGGATTTCCTATACATCTAGATGGGACCCGGGGGCGTCCGACCatccgaacttttcgctcagtagtgtccggcatgtagttttcgtatagaattttttaggtatatactttTCGACCAcccggttttataatttttttaggtatatacattttcgacccaCAGTCAAAAATCTGAAGCTTCGTCACTGTATGCATATATGTAAGTGTGTGTATATGTGAATGAGTGTAGTATGGTGAGATACATATTGTTAGAGAGAAATGATAAAGGCCTTAATCTAGTGGGGCAATTCTCTTTTATAGTGAAGCATGGGGTTGAATACTAGTTGTGTACGATTTTACTCGACCCAAAAATGAGTGAAGTATTAAATATACATCATCAATTTTAATGGATGCTACTAAACGTTCTTCTTACTTACAAACTTAGAGGAGACCCACTATTAAAAAATATTTGTGATAATTACATATACAATTGCAGTTTTTAACATAATCCTTGCGTTTTCTAGTTCATCGGTAGTATCATCAAATGTTACGTTTTCCCTACTATTCGTTGATTTAACATGTGAAGTCATTAACCTATGCATATTCAAGTCACGTCGCGTCGTGGAGAGGTCGGGAGGGTGAGGTATGAGCATTGTGCGGTTGAGAGGGTTTGGGTCCTAATTCATTTGAGGTGTGGTATAACATAACTTGaaacattttatatataataaagttacaaaaaaaatatataattctaATTTGGATTTTTGGGGTCAAATTGGTTAAAAAATTAGATATTCATGACTCGATTTGAAAACCAGAAATTTGAATTCAACTTGGTCTCTGAATTTAACCGAAAAACCGAAACCAAATTCGAATTTAGTTCAATTTGAACTCTGATATATCAAGTCTAATTCGAATACCGAGCACCCTGATTGCTTGAATAGTTAGAATTCGATTGTGCAAAGGGTCAGAACCAACCCAACCCACCAGTAGCGAAAACTCTTTTATTGATGAAATTAGGAACCACGAAAGCCTATATAGTTCCGGGTCCTAATGGGTTTGATATGTCAATTAAAGGGTCTGATGGGCCATAACCATTTTATGAAATGGGCCTTTGTAGGGCAAGTGAAACATGGTTAGGCCAGTAACACTCAAGTGCAATTATTGATTATTCTTGGCTTGTAAATACATTTGTAATGTAATTGTAGTTTTGAAAACCACAATTCAATTGTTGTATAATCAGCATTCAAACCATAAATCATATATGAATAAACAATGACCGTGCAAAGGGTCAGAACCAACCCGACCTGAACACTCCAGAACCGAAACCCTTTTATTGATGAAACTGGAAACGATAAAGTGAACACTAGGAATGAGCTTGGTACCAACcggtaatgggtaccggtacTCTACAGAAAAtacccggtacggtaccggtagagaccggtatttgaaggtaaaccCCGGTACCGAAAACACTAAATGTCAGTACTGAATAACTACCGAAAATATTTAAGGTTCAAGAAattcggtaccgataccgatTCCAAACCAgtacccaataccatttgctcatctctagTAAACACCttaaataaatacaaaaaggtTTGAATCCGGTTAACGGTTCCAATGGTCCATAACCACAACTTACCCAGCCCAATGATGTTGATATTTTTATATCATTTCATGAATAGTTAATGTACTCAATTTTATATCAACTAGCAATAAggcccgcgcgcgttgcggcgcgggtacatcgcaaACGTCGAATTAATTAGTTCAAAcattatgtgatgtgttaaccatatgaaagCACGCGTTTCGACATATcttattgaactcaatgtaacctatataaacATTGTGATTAgttcaaaacataaagtaaatcaaatttataccatACAAtaataacgtattatatgtgactcgagtcatacatagaaaatgtaacgTGTATAACGGAAAACCTGACACGTATAATCAAAAGATATTAATTAGATCTTTtgaaaaaaggaaacaaagaaaccacaatttgactccactcgtttagaaacaaaatttacaaaacattcataaaattaaccacgaaaacatattatatttgaccttgctcgtttcccaaaaaagtttacgaCACAACGTacaccaactcgaatttataccaaaacgcaaataaaaatatgctcgtaaaaatgtttttttaaacgaaaacgtattatatatgACCTGACTTGTTTCTAGAAaaagtttacgtcaaaacgtagaggaaatcgaatttataccgacacgtatataaaaatatgcacgtaaattttttttttcttagacTAAATTGCATAAATCATCCTTTATGTTATACCTAAACTGCACTTTATACCTTTCACTGTGAAATGGCAAaaaccaacctttatgttcatgttttgttacATTCTATAACCTTTACAACTAACGTCGTCCGAAAAGCATGTGAGGGCTTTTTAGTCATTTTACTTcttttaaaatttgtttttatttagaaTTAGCGTTAAACTTGAAAAGTATTAGTAAAAAACATAATAGGTTAAATACATTCGTAAAATCGTGCCAAATAGCACTAATGTCACGCcactgtcagcgaccaccaacatcaGAAAaggtcaaaaaaataaaataaaaaaagtaaaaaaataacaCTGAACGAAAAACCaatgtaaaatcgttgaaccacgcacgtccgttgtggcgtgttaatgcgaagaaattagacaGAAACGTAAAACGCAGAagataataactaagtcgatctaggacctgcacgttgcgacgaacttgtcaaacggagAAAAATACTGTCAAACGGTAAAAAAACAGACGAAAAAGGGtaaaccccacacgcacgttgcgacgtgttaacgcgcaaaatttagaacgaagcgtaaaacGAAAAACATGCGAGAGATGAAAAGTATGAGGGaccaaattgaaaataaaaaagtattgGGGTTAAATCACAAAAGATGAGAAACTTTAGATAAAAGGTCAAAAGGCTATTGGGGTTAAAATTCAAAGAATAAAACCTTTAGGTTAAATGTGGaaattgcatttttttttttttctgaaactACCCTAAGCCATAAGTACAACTCTCTATCCACAAAATTGTTGGAAATTTGTAGTGTGGAAATAACTATTCAACTAGAAATTAGTAATACATTATTTCTtacataaaaataatatatattagatACAAAATAAATTAACAAAATCTATCTACCAATACTAGAACAAAAATTCAAATTCATAATCATAACCATAAGGCACCGGCCTGTTTAAGCACCGGAATCAACTCACCGGAAATATGCATCGTCATCACCTGATCCAATCCACCGAACATCCGTCCACCGATAAACACCGCCGGAAACTGCATATTCCGTCCATTTTCATCCCCAATCATCTCAATTTCCTTCACAACATCATTCTCCTCATCTTCTTCAAACTCAAAGACGCTAGGGTTGACTCCATGACCGTTAAGCAGCCGTTTCACCACGTGACTCATGCAGCATCCGTGACGGGCCAACACGATGACGGCGTTTTCCGTCACGGCGTCTCTGACGGCGTTTTTTGATGATCTGTTGAGTTGTGTTGGTGGTTGTGGGTTGGTTGTGTTGTGGTGGGTTGATGGTAGGGTGTATGTTTTGTATGGAATTGCTTGTTGCATTTTTGAAGCTTTTTTTTAGaaagtgtgtgtgtttgtgtgtgttttagtgtGTGTGAGGGTGTGAGGAATTTATAGGAGAAAAGGGAGGGTTGCGTGATGTGTTTCTGGTGATATGAAAGGGTCAGTCGTCAACGGTTACGCGGTGAAGATGTTTTGAGgtgaggtaaacgtgacatcatgAAATATCTAGACACTTTAATGTCTTAAACAATATTTTAGTCTTATAacatttatttgatttttttaacgGTTAACGAATCGTTTAAATGGGCTATTGACGAAATTCACCACATTCGGATACACTCGTCTCAGAACCATAGAAAACCCTAACCTAGGGCCGAAGCATGTGAACACTTGCAGGGCCGGCCctaagaattcatgtaccctgttcgagctcgaaaaaacgtgccctcGGGCCTTaacgaaataaatatttaaacTAGTTTTTCATACAACCGTGAAGCGTTGACAAAAATATAGCATtcgataaacaatgcaattaacaaaatacaaaatatagtATTCGAATGAGTGTCGTACCGTAAAAACTAATAAGCTTATAACTAACCAATGATTCATGAAGCCCTCCTTGCATTCTTGATAGCAAATTGGTGAATTAACTCTTCACAGTTTAAATCATACCtgaattcaaaaaaaaaaaaaaaaaagaatacggGCCTGAATTTGACAATCGTTTTTGTATAAATTACCAACAATTTAGTCTTCAACACAACAGAAAAAGGGCATGAATTCGACAATAACTAATCGCCTAAACAAGGGTCTGAATtcgaaaaaaaaagaaacataataattaataactaataAGGGCCTGAATGAGTGAATTCGAccaaaaacaaaacataacaacTGAAGTACTGAACAAGGGTCGATTGACGATTGACGATTGATGATTTGATGTTTACCTGAATACGTGATCGTGAGACTGAATTCATCGAACAGACTCTATGCGTGGTTGCCCGCGGTTGCGTGCAAGACTGAAATCGAAGAACAAAAGACTGCTGACTCTATGGCTTCTCTGCGTGCAGACTCTGTGAGTTCTTCGTCGAATTAGGTTTGTCTCCTACTCTCCTGCTATATGACGTTTCAATATCCACAAGGCACTAGTTGCCGCCCAACATGGACTAattgttttttattagtttttaaaatcgtttgggtattgggctcactaacctAACCCCAATGTgctaactaatctaaaccatatattttttttgtaagtGGGCATATGTTATGTTAGTATTTGTTTAGCTATATcctattaatttttttacatataaaatatcggatttttttttaaaacattacgtgccctacgaaatcacgggccctggccggtggtcctcccggCCCCTGAACACTTGCCCGAAAGCACGACAGTGCAgcgaggtaaaacccgctcagttcaagaaTTAAACTATCGATATCCGCCTAGTCTCCCGTCATCACCTGGTGCCACAAAAAATAACAAGAAGAGCAAGAATCGAACTTGGGGTACATAAAACACAAGACCTATACTTTACCATTTCACCACCAGCTCACTGACAATATTTATTTGATCTTTCTTTTAAAAGGATCTTATATTATGCTACTTCAGTAAAGTTACTGTAAAGTATACCCGATCCATCCATTAACCAGCACATCAATTTTTCATCCATCGTCAAAACAACGTTTTTTCAtcaatattggattttaataatctcaactattcgtcATTGGTCGTCAACAGtttcaacttcaaaaataaccactgacagtcccaactattgacatattggccaccaatggacTCTGACTAACAGAACTCTAACGCCCTTAGTCTCCGATCGCCGGAAAACCGTTTTTGTCcagaaaaaggtttctaaaggtccgatctaaggttacaaagatgtttgggacgaaaatgttgagttttccggcgaaAAAAGGAGTTTTCCAGCAACTTTAATAATCggggcttttactagaaaaagaTTCCCAAAGGTccataataaggttacaaagaggttcgggacaaaaatgttgagttttccggccaaaaatgagttttcgggccaaaaaacgtttttccggccaCTGGAGACTAACGGCATTAGAGTTCTGTTAGTCAAGGTCCATTGGAGGCCAGTATGTTAAAAGTTAGGACTGccggtggttatttttaaagttgtgTCTGTTGACGACCAACGGCGAATAGTTAAAATCCAATATTATAAATAGGAGATGGCTAGAGACGACCAACGACGAATAGTTAAAATCCAATATTATAAATAGGAGATGGCTAGAAAAGGCTAACCAATTATCGGAgaactaaaataaaaaaatgggTTTTTCATCCACTctgcctatatatatatttttttgtttctTAGCTACCATTCAAAAGGTGTTTATTTTCTTATACGTTCACTTCTAAAACATTTAGAAAAGTAAagtaatatatacacacacattaaACATGTTTGTGTGTGAAGAGCGTCCCGCTATCCACTATTCGTTTGTGTTTAGAGCTCGAAACCGAATGGGTACTCCAGTCAAGCAATCCAAAATCTAAGATTGAATCGAATAATTGGAAAAGTCAAAAGGATGAAAATGACAGTTGACTCATGTTTTTTTTGGACAAAACTAACACATGTCATTGATGGAAATGgtacaaatttaaaatttaaaccgAAGTGGCATAACTGGACAAACTACATGGACGAAATGGTAGTTAACTCTattctttttttttgaaaaaaaaaactttacatACATAATTCACATAAAAAAACCTTAGAAAAAAAATATGTGTATATTTAAGAAAGGGTTATTCGATTTTAATAATCTAAAGTTTCAccaattggccgataataatctcaacttcaAAAATTCCCTCTAATAATCCAAACTTGTAACATTTTGGCCACTATCAATCCTTTTGTAACTGAggtctaactcagttagttttttgCTGACGTGGCAAATAACGTGGACCATTACGTGATGTGGCATATGACTTGGCTGCTTATGTGGcactatcaccaccaccaacCCCCACCCCCACAACCACCATCCCCAGCTttatccaccaccaccaccactaccaacccccaccaccacccaccgctcACCGCCATTAGCGATCACTAACCTTCAGCACATCGTCATCAACCACTTTCAACTCCATCACCACACCAACTCAACACCACTCATAACCCCATTTCATGATTGCACATATCTATTTCTCTCTTTCTTCCTATACATACACAAAAACTAAAAAGTAATTTGAATCAATCTCATTCATCCCTCTGCCActatttctagagagagaaaacggtttctagagagagaaagtgtgtaGAGGTTgtcggagaagatgaccggaccTTCGTCGGAGTTACAGAGATCGCTGGACATATGAAACCTTACGTTTTATCGTCAATCAACATCTACACAACAAACCAGAACAACAAACAGCTCTATCGACGACAATTTCCTATTGATCGATACTTCGGCGAACGTCCGATCATCTTCTCCCGCGACCTGTGTTTTGAGTAGCAGTCTCTGGTGCGTGCTTGCTAGCTTGTTTGCTGCGTGAACTTCAACGTCGGATCTTGCACACAGATGGAGATGGCAATGGTAGATGGCAGTGGTGGTGGAGATGGCGGTAGTGGTGAGGTAGTGATGAGAGTGCCAAATCATTCTCCACATCATCAAATAATAAAGTTGTGTGCCACGTCAGCATCCAAGTCAGCATAAACTAATTGGGTTATAACCCAGTAAGAAAATGATAGATGggggccaaaatcttacaagttgggattgttagagggaatttttgaagttgggattattatcagccaactggtgaaaatttggattattataatccaataaccctttaaaaaaataagttatgtttttctttttcatgCAACTTAGTGTATTAATAAAAGTACCACATCTTAAACACATAAACATATTTATAAGTTGgtgaattggaaataaataatcccacctaACTCAATTAGGCCGATAATAATCTtaagtcagttattggccgataataatccgaactggtcaattttttttttttggtaaaatagtccaccattaaaatagcttaacggagttaactttttttccgaattacaaactgatgttttagggcttttgatcagaacgaggatacgagttgattcATGTAAAAATTACCTCGAAATTGTGCTcgaaatggcttgatttttgttaattggaagtttaaacacccgaattgaagcaccgttttcgtgggttggggtagtatttcaaggtaagttttacatcaaatcgactcgtatcctcgttctgatcaaaagccctaaaatatcggtttgtaattcggaaaaaaacttaactctgttaagctattttaacggcggcctatttcacaaaaaaaaaaaaaaaaaattgaccagcTCGGATTATTATCGACAAATAACTGACTTAGAATTATTATCAACTAAATTGAGTCAGAggagattatttatttccaattttcCTTATAAGTTTCAAATATTGAAATGTCTACGCCATGATGACATGATTTTTCATGCAAATATTAGTGTACTACTAAAAGTATCACATTTAAATACACAAACaaatttacaagtttcaaatACTGAAATGTCTACGTCATGATGACATGATGCATGGGATTGGGGTAGTCATGGAAGCTCACATGAGATAAAATGTTGAATATTTAACTAAATCAACATAATCAATCAACATGTAAgctattattatattttaactaattttaaaaCTTAATTCGATTTTCTATTAAATTATTAATCTCGATTGATTATGATTTTTTTCATATAATGAATACAAAGTTAGAAATGAATCAATGATATACATCTATCCGAAAAGGAA of Helianthus annuus cultivar XRQ/B chromosome 1, HanXRQr2.0-SUNRISE, whole genome shotgun sequence contains these proteins:
- the LOC110873114 gene encoding glutaredoxin-C9-like → MQQAIPYKTYTLPSTHHNTTNPQPPTQLNRSSKNAVRDAVTENAVIVLARHGCCMSHVVKRLLNGHGVNPSVFEFEEDEENDVVKEIEMIGDENGRNMQFPAVFIGGRMFGGLDQVMTMHISGELIPVLKQAGALWL